The Holosporales bacterium genome contains the following window.
GCTGGCAAATGCTGTAAGCCAAATCGCACAGACGTACAGGTTTGTTGATGCGCTTTATATTGCTGAGCTTAGGCATTCGGGCTAATTAAATGTGCCCGCGGTCTCGCCGGATTTTATGACTTTCTCAGCCCCGGTATATATAAGCATCGGGGCAGCCAAGCATATGGAGGAAAATGTTCCAACAACGATGCCAAACAAAATCGGCATACTGAATGAGGCAATTACTTCTCCGCCGAATAAATACAAGATAAGTAAAGCCAGCACAGTAGTGGCAGACGTCAGGATAGTACGAGATAGCGTCTCGTTAATGCTTTTGTCGATTATTTCGGTAAGATTTTTATTATTCAGCTTGCGCATGTTCTCACGTATACGGTCGAATATGACGACAGCGTCGTTTATCGAGTATCCCATGACGGTAAGTATGGCTATCAGCGCGTTTGTATTAAACTCAAACGAGTGAAATATACCATAAAACCCAAGTGTAGCCAGACCGTCGTTTAGCAAGCTTAAAATGCCACAAACTGCAAACTGCCACTCAAACCTAAACCAGATGTAAATCAATATAAGAAGCAAAGAGACTATGCCCGCGTAGATACCATCAGTAACCAGCTCTTGGCCTATCTGAGGGCCAACTGACTCTACCCGGCGGTACTCTATGTCACCAAGGGCAGATTTTATCTTTCCAAGCATAGCTTCCCGGTCTTTAGGTGACGACAGCCCAGTATCGCTTATGCGTATAAGCACATCATTGCCGGATCCTAGTCCTTGCAGGGTTACGCTGCCAAAATCTAACTTAGAAAGATTTTCTCGCATCGCCCCGATGTCCGGCTTTTCGTGTGATCTTACTTCAAGCAAATACCCGCCCTTAAAGTCGATGCCATAATTGACGCCGCGTATAGTAAGCGACAAAACGGACACCAACGCTAACAGTCCGAAAATGGCAAAGGTTATAAACCTGCTTTTAATAAAACCAATCTTAGTGTCATGCGGTATTAAAATTAAGTTCAATTCTTTGTCTCCCTTGTGCGCAAAGGCCTAGTTAAAAGGCTATATTTTGCTGTCTGCTGCCCTTCAAATACCAATGATCAACAATAAGCCTTGTTAGCGTAATTGCCGTAAACATCGACGCCAGAATACCAAGCGACAGTGTAACCGCAAACCCTCGTATAGAACCAGATCCGAATACGTAAAGGCAAGCGGTTCCGAACAGTGTTGTTAAGTTAGAGTCTAGGATAGATGAAAATGCTCGCTGATAGCCAGCGTCTACCGCCTGGCGAGGCTTGGCGCCACTCCTAAGTTCTTCGCGTATTCGCTCGTTTATTAAAACATTAGCGTCAACAGCCATACCGACCGTCAGCGCTATGCCAGCTATACCCGGTAAAGTAAGCGTTGCTTGCAAGCAAGACAAGGCCGCAATAAGCAGCACTATATTGAATACAACCGCTATGCTTGCGATAACGCCAAACCAGCCGTACACCAGTATCATAAACAGAGCTACGAACACGATTGCAATAATAGTGGCCACAGTCCCCGCTTTTATCGAGTCCGCCCCCAACCCTGGCCCGACAGTGCGTTCTTCCACCGCCTTTAGCGGAGCTGGTAACGCGCCAGCACGTAGTAACAACGCCAAATCGCTTGCTTCTTGCGCGCTAAAGTGGCTGCTGGTGATGCGCCCAGACCCTCCGGTAATGGCCTCTTGTATCACTGGGGCGCTTATGACCTTGCCGTCCAGCACAATGGCAAAGCGCTTACCAACGTTTTCCCTTGTGACTTTGGCAAAGCGTTTGGCCCCTATGTTGTTGAACTTAAAGCTAACTTGCGATCTGTTGAATTCGTCATATTCCTGGCGAGCATCAGTAAGCATATCTCCGCCAACCATGGCTTGATTTTTAATGGCGATATATCCACTGCCATCTGCATGAGGCAGATACTGATACCCCGTGCCAATCGCTGAGGTAGTTGGACGAGATGACAGCTCTGGCGCCGAAGCCTCAACCAACCTGAAGGTAAGTTTAGCAGTACGACCGATTAAAGCCTTTACCCTTGCAGGATCCTGAACGCCGGGAATTTGAACCAAAATGCGATCAGCGCCTTGCCTGGTTATAACTGGCTCTCGCGTGCCAGAAGCATCAATACGCCGCCTTATAATCTCGATAGATTTATCAACAATCTCACGGTACATGACTTGCTTAGACGCATCTGTATGGGTTATTTCCACATTTTCCCCATTAATTGATACAGAGGAGTCATGATCCACACTCGACAATACGCTGTGAGCCTGCGCAGCCTGAGTCGGGTCATTAAGTCGGAACTTTAAGACTTTATCCCCCAGCTTTACAGTATGAGGCAGGTCAGAAAACCCTACGCCACTTTTCCTGAGCGTCTGGCGAATTTCTTGCGCTACTTGGGACAGTCGCTCTTGATCCGCATAGTCGATGTCAACCTCCATAAGCAAATGCGATCCTCCGCTGAGGTCTAGGCCTAAATAAATAATGTCTTTAGGGAACCAGGAAGGAAGTTTGTTTAGGAAAGAAACGGGCAGTATATTCGGGGCCGCCAGCAGTATCCCCAAAAGGCATACTCCACAGACGATATAACTTCTGAGCTTGCCAGCACTATTCATACAACCAATCCCACCAGCTTACTTTGACATTTTTAAAGCAAATCTATACCAACTTTCAACCAATAAATGGTTAACTGTCCTTAAACTCATAGATACGCCTGTGCTCAGTTATGCCTTTTAACCTCAATCCACCTTTGCTGTAAGCCGGCGTTAGAATATCCGCGCCACGGTAATCGTTCCAAAAATCATAAAACTCACGGAACTTATCGAAATTTATTACCGTCCTAGAGGCCAGTGCTTTCTGAATCGATTTTGATAGCGGTTCTATATATTGCTTATACCCATTTTGCACGATTCCTGAGAAAAATTCACCTACACTGCCAGATCCATAAGCAAACATGCCCACTCGTTTGCCAGAAGCGTCTCTGTCAGGGCTACCCAACATTGACAGCAAACAAACGTAAAGCGCCGCGGTGTAACAATTGCCTATATATGGGGTATAGCGCAGGGTGCTGTTAACTTTTTCATTGCAGTCAACTTCGTTTAATCTGGCCAGCTCATTATGAGCCTTAATCGCCATCTTAGAAAACGGCGTGTGGTAACAAACATGATCTATATCGGTAAAGCTCAACCCTGATTGCCTTTTATAATTATTCCAAGCATTGCCCAGGTGGCTAAGGTACAGCTGTATTGAACGCTTTCCGTCAACAAACGCTACCTCTGAATAGCATGGTCGCCAAAAATCATCTTCATCTGCGCTCCAAACGCCGGAATATGGCTCGATTTCCATTATTCTGGGATTGGCAGATACAATCATAGCTACGCTGCCGCAGCCTTGGGTAGGCTCACCCGGAGTACCAGAGCCGTACTTGGCAATGTCGGAAGCTATGACTAGTGCTTTCAGCTTTGGATCTGATCCAATCATCGATACGCTAAGCTGCAAAGCCGCTGAACTTGCATAGCACGCTTGTTTAAGTTCAAACACTCGGCAATCAGGGTTGAGTTTCAAAAACCGATGCAAGTATATACCGGCAGACTTTGACTGATCCACGCCTGTCTCAGTTGCGAAAATTAACAGCCTTATGCTTTCAATATCATCACGGCTACATAGTGCCTGTTTGGCTGCACCATAGCCAAGGGTGACAACGTCCTCGTCCGGCGGGGCAACCGAAATCTGCTTTTGCATCAGGCCATGTTCGTACTTGGCTGGGTCGATTTTATGCCGCTTGGCCAATTCGCTAAGCTGAAAAACATATTCAGCTGTCTGAAAGCCAATTGAATCAATCCCTATTTTCATATCCGCAGTTTCCATAGAGTTTGGCGTTTCTTTCTATTCTTATATGGCTTTTGGTTAGCTCACCAGGATTGGTTTGCGCAGCCATTAATGACAGCTCTCCGCACAGGACCGCCGCCGCGATTATCTCAGCCAAACGTCGTGATTTAGCGCCAAGCTCATCCCCTTCCTTATGAAGGCATCCCATAATATCGAGGTTCTTTTCTACAAAGGGAATGTGCTTGCCGTTACCGACAACGCCCACTATCAAATTTGGCAAAGTAACCGAGAATACTAAGCCGTCACCAGCTGTGTCCAAGGATGCGCAAGTAATCCCCTGCGATCCTTCGACTATGTTGGCAGCGTCTTGACCCGTTGCAAGATATATCGCAAGAAGCATGTTGGCATAGTGCGCATTCGCGCTTGCCAGACTGCCGGCAGCTATGCTTCCGATAAGGTTTTTCTTGTTATTCAAGTCAACTATCGCTTGAGGTGAGGTTTTAAGCACATCTCGGCAGATACTGGCAGAAATACATGCTTCGGCCACTACATATTTACCTCTGCCAAGTATGCTGTTTACGGCCGATGCCTTTTTGTCAGTGCAGTAGTTGCCAGATATAGATACATACTTGGCGTATTTGTGGTTTTTTATCACCCAATCTAAAACAGCCTCAGCCGCTATAGTGGTCATGTTATGACCAGAGGCGCCTGCTGTTGTCATGGATATCCGAATATAAGCCAGTCGACCTATAAAACGAAAATCTATCCCTTTAAGGGACACAAACCGCCCAGTTGCGGCAACAAGCTGCTCAAGCAAAGAATATTGGCCTAAAAGCGAATCTTTTAGTTTAAGCAGATCTGATATTTGGTCGACTTCAACGACTACTGACCTGGTCATAAAATCGCTGATCAAAACGGTGCGGATACCTCCCGCCAGGTTACAGGCCTTGCTCCCTCGTTGTGACGAATACCAAAGCGGCGCTTCAAACGTTGCCATTGGCACATACGATTCAAATGTAGAGGCGGTTGAGTCTATAATTTTGATTGGCCCCACTGTGCGCATAGGGATGCAAGCGCTGTCTGCCTTGGTTTTATCAAAATCAATCGACATTTTTGTGCTCAATTCTATGACCAGAATGCGGCCAGTGTATCATAAAATCCAGCCAATGGTCAGATTGCGCCAAAGCCAAAACCGCCTTAATTATCTATTTTCAGCACGGCCATAAAGGCGCTTTGCGGTATAGTAACTCGCCCAATCTCACGCATCCTTTTCTTGCCTTCTTTCTGCTTTTCCAGCAGTTTGCGCTTTCTGGTGATATCTCCACCATAGCATTTAGCTGTGACGTCCTTACGTAAAGCGGAAATAGTTTCCCGTGCGATTACCTTAGCGCCTATTGCCGCTTGAATCGGGATTTTGAACAAATGCCTGGGAATAAGCTCTCTCAGCCGTTCACACAGCGCGCGCCCTCGCAGCTCGGCTTTTGTTTTATGCACAATTGAGGCCAAAGCGTCGACTAACTCGCCATTTATAAGTATGTTCAGGCGTACCAAATCGCCTGGCCTGTAATCATAGATTTCGTAATCAAAGCTGGCATATCCACGGCTGATAGACTTAAGCCGATCATAGAAGTCAAAGACTGTCTCATTTAGTGGCAGTTCATACACGGCCATAGCCCGAGCGCCAACATAAGTAAGGTCTCGCTGAACTCCTCGGCGCTCTTCACATAGGCTTAGCACTGCGCCTAAATACTCGTCAGGTACGATAATTGTGGCCTTAATCCAAGGCTCTTCAATCTGTTGCACCTTAACAAGGTCTGGCATATCGGCCGGATTGTGCAAGGTTACTTCTTTGCCATTAGTAAGAACAATTCTGTAAATAACGCTTGGCGCGGTGGTCACGATGTCAAGGTCGTATTCTCTTTCCAGACGCTCTTTTATTACCTCTAGATGCAACAGGCCCAGAAAGCCGCATCTGAACCCAAAACCAAGTGCGGCAGAAGACTCTGTTTCAAACGAAAAACTGGCGTCGTTAAGGTGAAGCTTTTCCAGGCTTTCTCGCAGGCGTGGAAAATCAGAGGCTTCCGTCGGGAACATGCTACAAAAGACCACTGGAGTAACGGGTTTAAATCCTGGCAATGGCGTTTCTGCCGGTTTTAATTCGGTCGTTATTGTATCGCCGACATTACAGTCGGATACGTGCCTTATACCGGACGAGATATACCCTATTTCCCCCGGTCCTAATAAGCTAAGTTTATTGGGCTTTGGGGTGAAGACACCGACCTCTTCTATTGTATATACGCTGCCGTTAGACATCATTTTGATTTTCATTCCGGCTTGTAATGTTCCGTCCATTACGCGAACGAGGGTAACAACGCCTATATACTGATCGTACCAACTGTCGACCAAAAGCGCCTTCAATGGCGCGGTTGCCTCACCCTTCGGCGCAGGTAGCTTTCTTATCAGCGCCTCTAGGACGCCTTTTATGCCTTCCCCTGTTTTGGCTGAGACCCTTATGGCATCATGCGCTTCGATCCCGATCACTTCTTCTATTTGCTCGGCTACTCGTTCGCAGTCCGAAGCTGGAAGATCAATCTTGTTCAGGACGGTAATTACCTCATGATCGTTGCCAATGGCGTGGTAGGCATTGGCCAGAGTCTGCGCTTCGACCCCCTGGGTTGAGTCGACAACCAACAGCGACCCCTCGCAAGCGGCCAGCGACCGGCTTACCTCATAAGCAAAATCCACATGCCCAGGCGTATCCATCAGATTGAGCTGATATTCATTACCGTCATCAGCTTTGTAGATAAGCCTGACGGTTTGGGCCTTAATGGTGATGCCGCGCTCTCGCTCTATATCCATCGAGTCGAGCAATTGATCATGAAACTCTCGTTCAGAAATCCCGCCGCAGTACTGGATCAGTCGATCGGCCAGCGTAGACTTACCGTGATCTATATGGGCAATGATCGCAAAATTCCTGATAAAGCGAGTATCCACCTACTGCCTTATGACTCCGCCAAAGTGCTTATTGACTTCAGAGATAATCCTGGCCGACATATCCTGAAGCTGTTCGTCAGTGAACGTAGCGTCGGTTGGCTCTAGGCTGACGCGTATGGCCAAAGATTTCTTACCTTCGCCAACTTTATCGCCTTCATATACATCGAAAACGCCAATTTTCTTAATTACATTGGGGCTGGTGGCTTTTATCGCGCTTAGGATATCACCCGCCGGGACGGTTTTATCTAAGACAAAGGCGAAATCCCTTACGGCTGATTGAAGGCGTTTATTTGATAAAGCGCCGAGGCTGTCGATTTTCAGCGCGAACAGAGCGTCTAGATCTATCTCAAATCCAAGGACTTTGCATCCATTTACGCCCATTTTCTTAAGCGTCTGCGGATGAATTTCACCAAACCAGGCAACATCGGCTTTACTAACGTTGATTTTCCCACTGCGCCCAGGGTGGTACCAAGAGGCCGCGTCAGAAGAAACACAAATGTTTTCGCGAATTCCGCATACAGACTTGATTACAGCGGCGATGCAGGACTTAAGCGTAAACACATCGTGTTCCAGATTGCCTGACCAATGAGGAATTGGCGCGCAATCAAGCATACATCCGCCTGCCATTAATACCTGGCTTTCCAAAGATTTGTATACAGCCCCAACCTCAAACAAGGCTATGTTGTCTTTGCCGGTATTTTTATTTTTCAGGCAGGCAGATATAAGGTTCGCCAGCATAGAGCAACGCATCACCGATAAATCGGCGCTGATTGGATTGGCCAGTTCTACGATATGGTCTGATTCTGTGCAAAACAGGTCGTTTTGCTCACGCGATGTGAAGGCATAGGTTACAACCTCATCAAGGCCACACGCACACAAAGTTCTTTTAACGCTGATAACCTTCTTTTCTTTGGCGATTGTACCGCCCAGGTCTTCAGATAACGCGTAGGGCAGATGGACTGTGGGCGCGCTCTCATAGCCAACAAGCCGCAGCACCTCTTCTATAAGATCTTCTTCTATTGAGATATCATGTCGCCAAGATGGAACTGAGAACGCAAGCTCATTGTCGCTGTCAGAAACCAGATTCAGGCCCAATGCAGTCAGTTTTTCCCTAACCTTATCGGCAGTAATTTTCATAGCTGATACCTGTTCCAAGCGAGCAAGACGCAACTTTACTGGCTCTGTGGCGATTTTCTTCCTTACGTCACGTACGTACATATTGCTCAACTGTCCACCGCAAATACTAATCACCATATTGGCGGCGTCCGAGAGGCCAGCCAAGGTATACTCTGGATCGATACCACGCTCAAACCGCGTGCGGGCTTCACTGACGATATTCAGCTGCCGACCTGCTTGAGCAACGCCTATTGGGTCAAAAACAGCCGATTCAAGCATAATCGTTGAGGTTTTATCGCTGACTTTCGACCTTTCTCCGCCCATAACCCCAAGAACACCCAAGATACCGGCTGAATCACTAATTACAGGGATACCTTTTGGCAACTTTGTGGCGTGTCCTTTAAGGTCTTTAAATTCCTCGCCCGGCTTAGATAGCCTTATCGATACAGTATCACCTTCGATACAATCAACATCATAGGCATGCAGAGGGCGCGCCATATCCAGACAAAAGTAGTTAGTGATGTCTACCAATGCGGATATGGGCTCTAGCCCGGCGCTTCTAAGCTTTTTCTTAAGCCAATCGGGGCTTTCAACATTTTTGACGCCCTTAATAACTTGCAGGGCTAAAAGCGGTACGCTTTCGTCCATAAGGTCGCCATCGAATGAGACTTTCACGGGGAAATCGAACTCGCCTTCCGCTGCTCCTGAAGCTTGAAGCGGCTTAAGATTGCCTATTCCTGCGGCGGCAAGGTCTCTGGCAATTCCACGCACGGCAAAGCAGTCTGCCCGGTTAGGGGTCAGCGAAACTTCTATAACTGCCTCGATATCCAAAACATCTGCGATTGGCTGGCCCAAAGATGCTGCGTCGATTTTGTCTATCTCTATAATACCTTCACGATCCTGCCCAAGCATAAGCTCACGGGCAGAGCACATCATGCCCATACTTTCTGCTCCACGGATTTTCGTTTTGCTAATCGTTAGGTTGCCGTTGGGAATCACCGCGCCAGGAAGCGCCAAAGCCACATAGATACCGGCTCGCGCGTTTGGCGCTCCACAAACTATCTGAAGAATCTCCGCGCCATAGTTAACCTTACATATCTTCAGCCTGTCTGCTTGCGGATGCTTTTCGGCGGACTCTACATAAGCAACTACGATATCCTTGAACGCCTCTTTAGGATTATAAACTGATTCAACCTCTAAGCCGATATTCGTCAAGGTTGAGGTAATAAGCCCAAGATTAGCCTCAGTATCCAAATGGTCTTTTAGCCAGTTTAACGAAAATTTCAAAAGCCAACTCCTTATTCGTCAAGCAAATGCAGAAAAGCCGTAACGCTCTGTCCAATCTGCGTCAGCTTCGAAAAAACCTCTGATGTCCGGCACGCCGTACTTCAGGATAGCAAGCCTGTCTAACCCCCATCCCATGGCAAATCCTTGGTATTGCTCAGCGTCTATTTTTCCGTGCTTCAACACCTCTGGATGCACCATTCCACATCCAGCAATCTCTAGCCATTTATTTTCTTCC
Protein-coding sequences here:
- the secF gene encoding protein translocase subunit SecF translates to MNLILIPHDTKIGFIKSRFITFAIFGLLALVSVLSLTIRGVNYGIDFKGGYLLEVRSHEKPDIGAMRENLSKLDFGSVTLQGLGSGNDVLIRISDTGLSSPKDREAMLGKIKSALGDIEYRRVESVGPQIGQELVTDGIYAGIVSLLLILIYIWFRFEWQFAVCGILSLLNDGLATLGFYGIFHSFEFNTNALIAILTVMGYSINDAVVIFDRIRENMRKLNNKNLTEIIDKSINETLSRTILTSATTVLALLILYLFGGEVIASFSMPILFGIVVGTFSSICLAAPMLIYTGAEKVIKSGETAGTFN
- the secD gene encoding protein translocase subunit SecD, with product MNSAGKLRSYIVCGVCLLGILLAAPNILPVSFLNKLPSWFPKDIIYLGLDLSGGSHLLMEVDIDYADQERLSQVAQEIRQTLRKSGVGFSDLPHTVKLGDKVLKFRLNDPTQAAQAHSVLSSVDHDSSVSINGENVEITHTDASKQVMYREIVDKSIEIIRRRIDASGTREPVITRQGADRILVQIPGVQDPARVKALIGRTAKLTFRLVEASAPELSSRPTTSAIGTGYQYLPHADGSGYIAIKNQAMVGGDMLTDARQEYDEFNRSQVSFKFNNIGAKRFAKVTRENVGKRFAIVLDGKVISAPVIQEAITGGSGRITSSHFSAQEASDLALLLRAGALPAPLKAVEERTVGPGLGADSIKAGTVATIIAIVFVALFMILVYGWFGVIASIAVVFNIVLLIAALSCLQATLTLPGIAGIALTVGMAVDANVLINERIREELRSGAKPRQAVDAGYQRAFSSILDSNLTTLFGTACLYVFGSGSIRGFAVTLSLGILASMFTAITLTRLIVDHWYLKGSRQQNIAF
- a CDS encoding hydroxymethylglutaryl-CoA synthase, whose amino-acid sequence is MKIGIDSIGFQTAEYVFQLSELAKRHKIDPAKYEHGLMQKQISVAPPDEDVVTLGYGAAKQALCSRDDIESIRLLIFATETGVDQSKSAGIYLHRFLKLNPDCRVFELKQACYASSAALQLSVSMIGSDPKLKALVIASDIAKYGSGTPGEPTQGCGSVAMIVSANPRIMEIEPYSGVWSADEDDFWRPCYSEVAFVDGKRSIQLYLSHLGNAWNNYKRQSGLSFTDIDHVCYHTPFSKMAIKAHNELARLNEVDCNEKVNSTLRYTPYIGNCYTAALYVCLLSMLGSPDRDASGKRVGMFAYGSGSVGEFFSGIVQNGYKQYIEPLSKSIQKALASRTVINFDKFREFYDFWNDYRGADILTPAYSKGGLRLKGITEHRRIYEFKDS
- the lepA gene encoding translation elongation factor 4 — its product is MDTRFIRNFAIIAHIDHGKSTLADRLIQYCGGISEREFHDQLLDSMDIERERGITIKAQTVRLIYKADDGNEYQLNLMDTPGHVDFAYEVSRSLAACEGSLLVVDSTQGVEAQTLANAYHAIGNDHEVITVLNKIDLPASDCERVAEQIEEVIGIEAHDAIRVSAKTGEGIKGVLEALIRKLPAPKGEATAPLKALLVDSWYDQYIGVVTLVRVMDGTLQAGMKIKMMSNGSVYTIEEVGVFTPKPNKLSLLGPGEIGYISSGIRHVSDCNVGDTITTELKPAETPLPGFKPVTPVVFCSMFPTEASDFPRLRESLEKLHLNDASFSFETESSAALGFGFRCGFLGLLHLEVIKERLEREYDLDIVTTAPSVIYRIVLTNGKEVTLHNPADMPDLVKVQQIEEPWIKATIIVPDEYLGAVLSLCEERRGVQRDLTYVGARAMAVYELPLNETVFDFYDRLKSISRGYASFDYEIYDYRPGDLVRLNILINGELVDALASIVHKTKAELRGRALCERLRELIPRHLFKIPIQAAIGAKVIARETISALRKDVTAKCYGGDITRKRKLLEKQKEGKKRMREIGRVTIPQSAFMAVLKIDN
- the pheT gene encoding phenylalanine--tRNA ligase subunit beta, producing MKFSLNWLKDHLDTEANLGLITSTLTNIGLEVESVYNPKEAFKDIVVAYVESAEKHPQADRLKICKVNYGAEILQIVCGAPNARAGIYVALALPGAVIPNGNLTISKTKIRGAESMGMMCSARELMLGQDREGIIEIDKIDAASLGQPIADVLDIEAVIEVSLTPNRADCFAVRGIARDLAAAGIGNLKPLQASGAAEGEFDFPVKVSFDGDLMDESVPLLALQVIKGVKNVESPDWLKKKLRSAGLEPISALVDITNYFCLDMARPLHAYDVDCIEGDTVSIRLSKPGEEFKDLKGHATKLPKGIPVISDSAGILGVLGVMGGERSKVSDKTSTIMLESAVFDPIGVAQAGRQLNIVSEARTRFERGIDPEYTLAGLSDAANMVISICGGQLSNMYVRDVRKKIATEPVKLRLARLEQVSAMKITADKVREKLTALGLNLVSDSDNELAFSVPSWRHDISIEEDLIEEVLRLVGYESAPTVHLPYALSEDLGGTIAKEKKVISVKRTLCACGLDEVVTYAFTSREQNDLFCTESDHIVELANPISADLSVMRCSMLANLISACLKNKNTGKDNIALFEVGAVYKSLESQVLMAGGCMLDCAPIPHWSGNLEHDVFTLKSCIAAVIKSVCGIRENICVSSDAASWYHPGRSGKINVSKADVAWFGEIHPQTLKKMGVNGCKVLGFEIDLDALFALKIDSLGALSNKRLQSAVRDFAFVLDKTVPAGDILSAIKATSPNVIKKIGVFDVYEGDKVGEGKKSLAIRVSLEPTDATFTDEQLQDMSARIISEVNKHFGGVIRQ